Part of the Vigna radiata var. radiata cultivar VC1973A unplaced genomic scaffold, Vradiata_ver6 scaffold_310, whole genome shotgun sequence genome, aagaataataaatgtTGTTAGAATTTCTTCACAAAATCACATTGATCATAAGAGGTTTTGTCATACCCATGACTCTTTATGTGAGTTTgactcattattttttaatctctttgATAAATCTTTCTCGAAATAACCATCAATGGTAATAGAGTCAAAGGATCATTTTAGTGATCGGGCTAAAATGAATATGATATGGTATCTTGTATTTAAAGTCTTCAAAGGTTTTAGACAAACATGTTCGGTTGTGCAATGGTACAATAATGAGTTATCATTAAGGTATTCTTGGTTAGAAATGTTTCTGCTCGAGAATGTACCAATATAAAAGAGACTCACACATGGAAAGattattagaaatttaattgagtcaaaatttcatattgaataaaaatgtaaaagttgacaactaaaaaaagaagaattataaatttatggTCTTAATCAAAGTTTTGAATTGGAGGTGGTGTGAATCCTTTCCGTGAGTTTGATTGGTGTTTCATTATCATTGAATCTTCCTTCTAAATCCCTCTCAAATGACCTATCAATACAGGTATAATTTGCTAGCTTGATAAATTCTAATAATGCGCCTAAATCATTGGAGGTTTAAAAAGTTTTAGCTTGCATTGAATGCAACGGTTATTGTTGGTGAAGGTAGTCCAAATTCAACCTTTTCTGCATGGTTTTCACACTGTTGTTTGGCTGGACGCATCACAAACTGTAATGTTGGCAGATAAGATGATTAACATTAGGATGATTTCCTTTTCAATGGCAAACATTAAGTCACTCTTCATTCTGTACATTGTGTctattcattcattaattaaagAGTCAGCTTACATGTGCCTCAACTTTATGTATAGTATATGCATAAATAGATACCAACCACTTTTTGTACACATCACCAAAAGCATGTCTAAGTTGCTTTCTGTTCGAAGAATGCCAAGTTTACTGTCTGGGACCAACTTGTTTTGAGATCATTGACTTTATGGAGCACACCTGCCTCATTAACGAACCACACAAGTTGAAAAATCAACTCATGGAGGGAGTGCTTCAGGTTTTATACCTCAGTTTGTTGATATATTAAAAGCATTGCGATTACTGGAACAGAAATATTGAAGAAAAGGATAAGCACCTGAATGGAAAGAGTTACCTTGCTTCCGTTCTGTCTTGCTTTGCTGAATAGTATAGCAGCTACCACTGTGAGAGAAAGTATTAATGTATTGCAATCTATCAGTGATGGCCAAGTCATTGTTTCACCTGGCAAAATCTATGCACTGGGATTCTTCAGTCCAGGCAATTCCAAGAACCGTTATGTGGGAATTTGGTATAATGAGATCCCAACACAGACTGCAGTATGGGTTGCCAACAGAGACAACCCTCTTAATGACTCATCAGGGGTTTTGAAGCTCAATGAAACCGGAGTTCTTGTTCTTCTCAACCACAACAAGAGTGTCATCTGGTCTTCCAACACAACAGGCTCAGCACGACATCCGGTGGCAAAACTTTTGGATACTGGAAATCTCATTGTGCAGAATGGAAACGGCAATGATGAGGCAAAGGATTTACTGTGGCAAAGTTTTGATTATCCAGGGGACACACTCTTGCCAGGACAGAAGTTTGGAAGAAATTTAGTTACAGGTCTGAATCGATACATGTCATCATGGAATAGCTCTGAGGATCCATCTCATGGTGTATATAATTATCAACTTGATATCACTGGATATCCACAGTTTGTTTTGAGAGAAGGAACTACTAAAATATATCGTTTTGGATCATGGAATGGTGTTCAGTTCAGTGGGGCACCTCTGTTGAAACAAAGTGATTATACtagatttacttttatttcGAACGAGGAGGAGTTGTATTTCATGTTTGAGCATACCAACAAGTCATTTTTACATAGGATGGTGCTAACAACAGAGGGACGTATTCTGGGGACCTTTTGGGATAATGAACGAAAAGATTGGAGCTTGCATGCACGAATTCCGGTGGATGACTGTGATTACTACGGCAAATGTGGAGCCTATGCTACCTGCAATATAGACATCATTCCTCCATGTCAATGCTTGGATGGATTTGTGCCCAAAACGGCTGACTTGTATGGTGGTTGTGTCAGGAGAACTTCACTGAGTTGTCATGAAGATGAGTTTTCGCCGGTTTCAGGGTTGAAGTTACCAGACACAGAGAGATCCTGGTTTTCCAGAAATATGAGCCTTGAGGATTGTAAGACATTGTGCAGGAACAACTGCTCCTGTAAAGCTTATGCAGCATTGGATATGAGTAAAGGGCCCAATGGGTGTTTACTCTGGTTCAATGATCTGGTTGACATAAGAAAATTGACCGATGTTGATGAAGATGTATACGTAAGGATGGCTAGTTCAGAATTAAGTATGATATTGTTTCTCAATTGTGGAACATCCCttctgtttctttcttttgttatcATCTTGTCACTCTTACCGTTTTGCAATATCTCTTTCTTACAGAAGCTACTGAAGGAAAGCAATTGCATAAATCCAACATCCGGAAGTACGAGAGTGTTTTCATAATTTGTGTGTTGTTTATTGGAATTTTAATACTATGTTTAACCTTCATCACCCTTTATAAACGGTTGAAGACACGGCAGAAAGGTGGTTTAGTAGTTCctatttatgatttataattacGTTTCTTGATTCTTCTATATGTTCTTTTTACTGCAAACTTAGGCTGCTTTATCCACAAATTTGAAACACCTCTATAGGTGATGATGTAAGCTCTGAGTCAGTGCATGCAGGCATATTTTACTTAGTTACCTTATAGATTTTAACTGTCTTTGAGTTTATCTTTCTCCCTTGAGATTTGGTTAACTGGTATTAATCTCAACAAGAATAACTCATTATTCACAATCATTAAAGCACTTTAATGCTAGTCAATAAAGTGAGTCATGTTATCAATAGCTGAATAAAAAAGGTGTTTAAACTAAGTTTGCTTTTATTCTGTTTTAGACTTGGGTGAGGCAGATTAAGGTACAAAGAGTACAGAAGACAGCATATTCTACAATTCATCTTCTTTATTCCTTACACATTCCAATTACTATATTGCAGGAAAGATGGAAGGTAATCTAGAACCAGACGTGAATGTAATAAATGAGCACGAGAGTAAAGATCTAGAGTTACCCATGTTTGAGTTGTCTACAATTACTTCTGCAACCAACAACTTTTCACCTGATAACAAACTAGGAGAAGGTGGCTTTGGATCAGTTTATaaggtaattaattattaaaatgtctTCACGAGCATAGAATGgatgatatttaataattttttttacattttgtgCAGTGTTGTACTACTGTGTGGTCAAATAATGGTTAGAGATGATAATTATAAGAGACGGGAATTATAGCAATGTCTTTTTCTGGAAGAAATCTAGGAAGTATTTGTTTTAAGAAAGTATTTTctgttttccattttttgttacaataaaacatatttccttttttttgctttatttacTGTTCTCAAAACTATTTTATAGGAAATCTTGACAGCAGacagattttgttttttctatttgttatgcaaatatatttgaaaacagATAAAATATTCAAAGCAGTATTATACTTTAtgcattaaaaatgaaaataaaaaacaaagacaaaagtATTCAGACTAGTAGACCTTGCAGAGCTTAGCTGATCTGCTGATGACTATAGTTCTTAttctatgcatcttttcctttattaattCGCTGCTTGttatatatcaaatttcatATATCACGTCATTGAACTTCTTTGTAATCAACTCTCCATATtagaaaaaccaaattaaatgtTGGAACAcatgaactgaactattaacgtCATGTAAATTTTCCTGTAacatattttagtaaaatgaaGTCTATTCATAGCTTAATCTGTCACCGTCACAAATTCCAGGGCATCCTGGCCGATGGAGGAGAAATAGCTGTGAAGAGGCTCTCTATGAATTCCAAACAAGGACTTCCAGAGTTCAAAAATGAAGTTATGCATATTGCAAAGCTTCAGCACAGGAATTTAGTGAGGCTACTAGGGTACTGCCTTCAAGCAGGAGAAAGATTGCTTGTATATGAATTTATGCCCAACAAAAGCTTGGATTCCTTCATATTTGGTTTGTTTCCAGAGAAACCTTCTTAATTGTTTCATTCATTTGGGGttatatattcatttgtttAATTGGATTCTTTTAGCTTGAAAATTATTGCAATTAAACAGATACATACAAGAAAATCATGTTAGAAAGGAAATAAATTTTCCTCTATCCAGTTATTTATCATGGCATGAGGAAgagatattaatttattttgcacTTAAGTTTGTCATTCCATAATCTACCTACATAGGAACTACTGAAACTGATCTACCACCATCTAAAACTTGGTCACATTTTTCTCAGATGAAAACAAGAGCATGTTACTAGATTGGCCAAGGCGCATGCTGATTATCAACGGGGTTGCACGGGGTCTTCTTTATCTTCATCAAGATTCAAGGCATAGAATAGTTCATAGAGACCTCAAAGCGGGGAATGTTTTGTTAGATAGTGAAATGAACCCAAAAATCTCGGACTTTGGACTGGCTAGAAGCTTTGGAGGCAATGAAATCGAAGCAACCACAAAACATGTAGTTGGAACCTAGTAAGTGTCTGATTACACCAATGTAGTATGAATATGATCGCTTGGCACTGTCTTACAATGACTTTTGGTGCATGTGATTGTAGTGGCTATCTTCCTCCAGAGTACATAATTGATGGAGCTTATTCAACAAAGTCAGATGTTTTCAGCTATGGTGTACTGATATTGGAGATAGTGAGTGGGAAGAGAAATAAAGGATTCTGTCATCAAGATAATCTGCTGGCACATGTAAGAATGAACTTGAAATCTAACCACCTTTGAGATGTTTCTGCTGATAACCCAATGGTTTGAAAAATTATGCAGGTGTGGAGGCTGTTTACTGAAGGCAAATGTTCTGAAGTAGTTGATGCAGCAATAACAGAGTCAGTCCATTTGTCTGAAGCTCTAAGAACAATTCATGTGGGACTACTGTGTGTGCAACTAAATCCTGAAGATAGGCCAAACATGTCATCGGTGGTTATGATGCTTAGCAGTGAATCTGCACTGCCTCAGCCAAACTTGCCTGGATTCTTTACAAGTACAAGTATGGCTGGTGACAGTTCATCATCAAGCAGTCATAAACAATACACAAATAATGACTTGTCACTTAGCATAATGTCTGCTAGATAGTTGCATTTCAAACATGTTTTGGATTGGTTTAATACGTGATTGTGGACAAGTACTGACTAATGCAAACTGCTTCTCATATATGTACAGTTCCTCTATCTGACACAagttattacaaaatatttcaaattgaacATAACTAATGTTACCAAGTCAACTAAATATATTCtcaattatcaattaataaacTTGATAagaaaacttatttgtatggcTATTAtcacaaacaaaatatatatgacAAGTTGTTCTAGCAAAAGGTAAAAATCCAATCAGCTAGAGTATTTACAGATTTGATTTTCTCAACCTTCCAAAGTCCTCTCTATCTTCATTCCCCTGTCTCTTGAGTTTTCTCTCCTTTAACACTCTCTTTACTCCTCTTTTCAGTCTTTAATGTCCCATCTTTACTACCTGACCTTTTAGTTCCTTCAGTAACCACTAGGTCAATGATAAACAAAACCTTCCTCTCCTAAAACATCCAATCAATATTAGGTCCATCACTTTGTGCCTATCATCACACAGCCTCCGGCCTTTAGCTCTTGTAGGACTAAAAATGTATGACCAACTTATCTTGATTAGTTTTGGGTCTACCATTTTGAGCCTATCATCACACAGCCCCTTACCCTTAGCATCGTAGAGTGTAAGACTAGACATTTTTAATTATCGACTCAAATGACATATCTCTTATTTTAAGCCCAAATAATGTTGAGCTTCCAAAAAGAACTACTAAAGTGCATAACGACCTTAATATCACCTTTTATTGTTTGTAACGTTCTAGaatatgaaatgtaaaaatattctCGCCTATGGCTCAATGTTCTTTCCAGGATGGATTTGAGGCTGTTGTTGACCAAGCAAAAGTATTGTTTCCTGATATAAACTTTTCTGCTTAGATCCCTTGAAAGAAGTTGTTGATGACCAGATTGTGAATGGTTAACTTTGGACGATGTTTTGTTCTTCCTACTTGCTTTGTCAGAACAAAATTCAtgtattttcgttttgcattgcTTTTGATAAACCTTCGGATGTATCATCTATGTCATCTCGTGCGAATTGTGATAatgttgtttgttgtcttgATTTCTATTTCAAAAAATGGTTTAGAGCATATCATAAAAAATGCATGAGGTAAACATCTCATCTTGTATCCAAAAAACTGTAAAGCACTTCTAAGTAAGCGAAACTTGGGAATTTATTCACTCCATCGATAATTACTCTCATCAGATCTGCAAACTAGTATTTTCCCTATTTTAAGAGCTTATTTGCTCCCTCATATCTTTCCCCTTTTTTATTCCATAGGAGACTGGATGAATcttatttgattctttttattctttagaACACTGGTTGCTTCCATagaattttttcctttttttttattcctcaAGAGATTGGTTGCTCCCTGCACTGTATTTAGAAATTATAGGTGTTCACGTTAAACGTTTATCTACTTTTTTGAAACATTAGGATATTGCCCTTTTCTTTCATGGTTCATGCATAATACTCAAACAATGACATGACAGTTAGCATAATGTCTGCTCGATAGGCTGCATTTCAAACGTAATATTGGAGTTTAATGTGGGCGTATACCTATGATGCACAGATACAATACGTCAATTGGATACGACATGTATCTAATATACATGttgaaaaatgtataaaaattcttgaaaatatgataaatatatgattattattattattatgtgaattcaaatcaaatgtattaaacattataaaaaaaaatacaaaataaagtaTCATAGGTGTGTTCTGAGTAAAAGTGTGTTTCATATGTAGGTATTTGTTTCTGAGACCAAACACACATTAAACGcgaaagaagaaaagtaaaacaTGATATTGAAAAGAAACAGATAAAAATGCAAATTTATTCTCTGATTTTCTGAATTTGGTAGTCACCTTATCCCATGAGCttgagaaaaagttaaaaataatcaCTGAATATGTATAGGGTCTGTCATTCACGATAGACCAAACATAAACACGTGTTTATTAACTAAAAGTCTTACATCGCATGTTAAATGCCTTCATGGTACATGTGAATTTTTCATATTGCATCAGCAAGGACAATTTGAACATAATTGAATTCTCAAAGCATGGGGTTAAAACTGGTATTGTTGTCTGATCAGTTCTGTCACCTCTGCCTTTCAGAAACTTCCTAGAGTTTCCAAAATGTGGTCCCCTCTCTCTAGATTATGTATGTCTTCTCTCCACACATGATGCCTTTACATAGCAAAAGTTCATGACTTGTACTTAGATAGTTGGCTTAAATTATCTCACCTCTTCTAGATTGAAGACGCATTCACCAAGTCTTGGAAGCTTTTCAATTACTTGCATTAACATTTGGAAATTTTGGATTGATGTCCCAGCAAATTCCACGTCGGATTGTCATGCAAGTGAAAAAACTTTTCCCTATCTCTAAGTGGCCTACAGCACAGGACACAGAAATATGTATTTCATCTGGTGAAACTAGCATATATCTTAACATATTTGAACACATGGATAGAGATTCTTCATCATGGCCATTAATGGCAAAGCCAATTATCATTCATATCCAAGTAaatttttctcatgcatttccTTAAATGCATTTTCTGCTTTCCCAATATTTCCCAAACAAAGTATGAGTTATGCCAATGTTGGTATTTTTCCACCCCTCTAGTTCAAGTGCTCCCAGATGGGCACATGATTTTAGAATGTTAATCCTGTTAAACACATCTGCAGGTTTCACATAAATCAACCATTTGAACCAAATTGGCCAAATCTTTTGTTTGAGGAATTGGTTAAAATTGATGACAATATAAAGGGAATTTACATACAATAATATAAGAACTAAGAACTAGTTTCATTTCCAGGTTTTTCCATCTAATACAGTAGCTAATTCAATCAAATCTTGACTAATGTTGCCTCATTTACATTGAATtctataaacatatatataaataaactatctTGCCTCCAACAATGAAATAGAAATCTCATTGTTTGATTGCAGTTTACTATTTCCTGATGAAGAGCCAGATTGATGGGGATAAAAAGCAGGTTCCCTTGGCCTGGGCAATGGTTTCTCACCATTCAGCATAAGGACTATTAATGACATTTCTGGTCTATCCTCTGCTCTGTCTTGTACACATAGAAGCCCAATGTGAATACATCTCAATACATCAGCTTCAGCTAGAGCTACTGATTCGCCTAGTGATTCATCTATCAACTCCATTGGTTTTTCTTCACACCAAAGTCTCCATGCCTATTATGATCATCAAATTAAAATTGTCAATTTTGAGTTCACAGTATGTTCGTACTTATGTTTTGTATGTTTTCAATGCTCAAAATCATGATCAATAACCAAAAAATACGTAGAAGGTACAGATAATAGCTTCTCTTTGAAGTGGATAAAAATGAAGGAGATGGGTTTTCAAACATGCTCTGAAGACTATGCCAATATAAATGGTATGAGTGGACTAGACTTACATGTCCAAGAAGGTCATGATCATGATCGTCAAAATATTCCCTATTCTTTTTTCCACAAACTATCTCCAATAATATAACACCAAAACTGTAGACATCAGATTTCACTGAGAAATTCCCACGGGCTGCATATTCTGGAGAAATATAACCACTGCAATACAGAAAATGACATGGAACTCAGAAAGGGAGAAGAGGGAAACTTTATGAAGATAAAGTAACAAATCAAGTTATTTATGCATGCATACTAAGTTCCCACTATTCTCTTTGTTTGGCCTTCAACTTCATCTCCTCCAAATGATGTAGCGAGACCAAAGTCTGATATTTTTGGATTCATGTTTTCATCTAGCAGAATATTGCTGGTCTTGAGATCTCTGTGGATAATTCTTAATCTTGAATCTTCATGGAGATAGAGAAGCCCTCTGGCAATCCCACGAATAATTTGGAAGCGCTGAGCCCAATCTAGCAAACCTTTTCTAGCTTCATCTGAAAAAATTTCAACTAGTTAGCATGAATATGGTTTGGTGATCATGGCAAGCTAAGACTAAGTGTTgggaaaagataaaatttatgacCAAAAATAAAGTAGTTCAAGCTTTTGTTAGTCATGaattcatatatcaagatcCTCTCATCCTCTTGAATGCAACACCCAAGAAGCTTCACAAGGTTCCGGTGCTGAAGATTAGCAATTAGCACAACTTCGTTTATGAACTCTTTTGGTCCTTGTCCTGAATTATTGCAAAGCCGCTTCACAGCTATATCTTGGCCATTTGCCAAAGTACCCTGACAATCAGTTTCATAAGAAAGTTATGCACAGAAGATAAATCCAATTGTAAGATATGAGTTCAATCAAACTACCTTGTAAACTGGTCCAAATCCACCTTCTCCCAATATGTTAGTAACGCAAAAGTCATTAGTTGCATTAGCTATGGTTGAAAACTTAAATATTGGAATGTCAATGTCTTCCTTCTGTGTCTTAACAGTGTGATTCTTCCAGCTAACACTTTTGTTGCTTCCTGTGAAGATAGAAGaatgtatgtatataaattacttGCATTATAGGTTCTATCGGAAGAGGAAAATCTAAAGGTTaccaaaacttaaaattttgtaagaaaaaaatatttgcaattGTAAAATAACTATTAAGTCTACCACGGTATAAGTACCTGGCTTCTCAAGCCTTTTTCTCCGGAGTATGGTCACTGCCAATAATATCATGACCACAATAAACACTGCAGAACCTGCAAGAATTCCTGCTAGCTGCTTCTTGCG contains:
- the LOC106780431 gene encoding G-type lectin S-receptor-like serine/threonine-protein kinase At4g27290, translating into MERVTLLPFCLALLNSIAATTVRESINVLQSISDGQVIVSPGKIYALGFFSPGNSKNRYVGIWYNEIPTQTAVWVANRDNPLNDSSGVLKLNETGVLVLLNHNKSVIWSSNTTGSARHPVAKLLDTGNLIVQNGNGNDEAKDLLWQSFDYPGDTLLPGQKFGRNLVTGLNRYMSSWNSSEDPSHGVYNYQLDITGYPQFVLREGTTKIYRFGSWNGVQFSGAPLLKQSDYTRFTFISNEEELYFMFEHTNKSFLHRMVLTTEGRILGTFWDNERKDWSLHARIPVDDCDYYGKCGAYATCNIDIIPPCQCLDGFVPKTADLYGGCVRRTSLSCHEDEFSPVSGLKLPDTERSWFSRNMSLEDCKTLCRNNCSCKAYAALDMSKGPNGCLLWFNDLVDIRKLTDVDEDVYVRMASSELKATEGKQLHKSNIRKYESVFIICVLFIGILILCLTFITLYKRLKTRQKGKMEGNLEPDVNVINEHESKDLELPMFELSTITSATNNFSPDNKLGEGGFGSVYKGILADGGEIAVKRLSMNSKQGLPEFKNEVMHIAKLQHRNLVRLLGYCLQAGERLLVYEFMPNKSLDSFIFDENKSMLLDWPRRMLIINGVARGLLYLHQDSRHRIVHRDLKAGNVLLDSEMNPKISDFGLARSFGGNEIEATTKHVVGTYGYLPPEYIIDGAYSTKSDVFSYGVLILEIVSGKRNKGFCHQDNLLAHVWRLFTEGKCSEVVDAAITESVHLSEALRTIHVGLLCVQLNPEDRPNMSSVVMMLSSESALPQPNLPGFFTSTSMAGDSSSSSSHKQYTNNDLSLSIMSAR